GCGCGTCAGCCCCAGCGGAGGCGACGTCGTGAGCACCACCTCCGAGGCGGTCGGCGTGCACTCCGGCGACACGTCGACACCGCGGCCGGATCGCCGCCGCCGGATCGCCGCATGGATCGCGATCGCCCTCGTGCTGATCGGCGTCGGCACGGCCGGCTCGTTGCTCGCGGGGATCGGGCAGTGGACCCAGCGCGATGTGCTCGATCCCGAGTCGGCGGGCGCGAACGGTTCCAGGGCGCTCGTGCAGATCCTCGGCGAGCACGGCATCGATGTCGTCGTCGTGCGTGACCGCGCAGCCGCCGAGAACGCCCTCGCCGGTGGTCCGGCGACACTGGCCCTCACCGACGCCCCGGCACTGTCGGACGAGGCGCTGGAGACGGTGACGGACGCTGCCGCAGACGTGGTTGTGCTCGATCCGCGATCACGGACCCTCCGCGTCGTCCTGGGTGGCGGCATCGCCCAGGGATTCAATACCGGGGGCGCGGCGAGGCCGGACTGCGACGTGCGCGCCGCCGTGCGTGCCGGGAGTGTCGCGCCGGGTGCGCTGTTCTCCCCTGAGGAGGGCATGCAGGCGTGCTACCCGGTCGACGACGGCTGGGGGCTGCTGTCGGCCCCACACGGTTCGGGAACGGCGGTGGCCGTCGATGCGCGCGAGCTGTTCACGAATGGGAACCTCGCGCGCAACGGCAACGCCGCCCTCGCGGTGAATCTCCTCGGCGGCAGCCCGACCCTCGTCTGGTACATGCCGGGGCTGGCTGACAGCGATCTGGCCGCCGGGGATCGGACGCTGGGCGAGCTGACCCCGCCGTGGGTCAGCCCCGTGATCGTCCTGCTGCTGGTCGCGGCCCTGGCTGCGGCGATCTGGCGCGGCCGCCGGTTCGGTCCGCTGGTCAGCGAGCGGCTGCCCGTGACGGTCCGCGGCTCCGAGACGGCCGAGGGCCGGGCGCGCCTTTACGCCGAGGCCCGAGACCCGCTGCATGCCGCCGACCAGTTGCGCATCGGCGCGCTCGGCCGGCTGGCCCGCCTGCTCGGCCTCGGCGCGGCCGCGTCTGCGGACGAGATCGCGGATGCTGCGGCATCCCGATCAGGCGCCGACCGCGGCACCGTGCACGGCGTGCTGATCACCGAGCTGCCCAGCACCGACGCCGACCTGCTCTCTCTCAGCTCCCGCCTGCGCGCACTCGAGAACGCGGTCCGCGCCGCGGTACGACCCGAAAGGACTCCCGAATGACCGATCCGAGCATGCCCGACCCCGGCCGCTCCCCCGGCCCCGGCCCCGAAGGCTCGACCGACGCCGCGCTGCGCGAGGCCATGAACCGCGTCCGCATCGAGGTCGGCAAAGCCGTCGTCGGTCAGGACGGCACCGTCACCGGCCTGCTGATCGCGCTCCTGGCCGGCGGCCACGTGCTGCTGGAGGGCGTGCCGGGCGTCGCCAAGACGCTCCTGGTCCGCACCTTCAGCACCGCTCTGGGCCTGGACACCAAGCGCATCCAGTTCACGCCCGACCTCATGCCCGGCGACGTCTCCGGCTCGCTCGTGTACGACGCGCGCACCGGCGAGTTCGAGTTCCGGGAGGGACCGGTCTTCACCAACGTCGTCCTCGCCGACGAGATCAATCGCACGCCGCCCAAGACGCAATCGGCACTGCTGGAGGCGATGGAGGAGCGGCAGGTCTCCACCGACGGCGTCACGCGCCCGTTGCCCGATCCGTTCCTCGTGGCCGCGACGCAGAATCCGATCGAGCACGAGGGCACGTACACGCTCCCGGAGGCACAGCTGGACCGCTTCCTCCTCAAGCTGATCGTGGACATTCCGCCCCGTGATGCGGAACTGGCGGTCCTGCGCCGTCACGCGAACGGCTTCGACCCCCGTGACCTCGCCGCCGCCGGCGTGCAGCGAGCGGCCAGCGCGGAAGAGATCCGCGCGGCGCAACGCGCCGCGGCATCCGTCACCGTCGCCGACGATGTGCTGGGCTACGTCGTGGATCTCGCGCAGGCGACCCGGCGGAGTCCCTCGGTGCAGCTGGGTGTGAGTCCGCGCGCGAGCACCGCCCTCCTGGCCGCAGCCAAGGCGTGGGCGTGGCTCGGCGGATCGCCGGCGATCACCCCGGACCACGTGCAGACGATGCTCATCCCGACATGGCGCCACCGCATCCGGCTGCGGCCCGACGCGGAGCTGGAGGGCGTCTCGGTGGATGCGGTCCTCGGTTCGGTGCTGCAGCAGACCCGCGTACCCATCTAGTCGTGTACGTCACCGGCCGGCTCCCGCTGCTCGTCGCCGTCGGCGCGCTGCCCGTGGTCCTGCTCGCCATCGCGGGCATCGACGCGTGGCTGATCGCCGGGGGCTGGATCGTGCTGTGCCTGATCGCCGCGCTCGCCGATGCCGCGCTCGCGCCGGACCCGCGGGGCATCGCCGTCCGCCGGCTGCTGCCGGCGCGCAGCCGGCTGGGCGAGCCGGTGCAGGGGTCGCTGACGCTGCGAAACGCATCCGACCGGCGGATCCGCGGCTTCGTGCGCGACGCATGGCAGCCGACCGCCGGTGCACCGGCGGCGCGCCCGGCGATCGACATCCCCGCGGGCGAAGCTCGCACGCTCGTGACCTCGCTCCTTCCCCGTCGCCGCGGCGAGCTGCGCTCCGAGTTCGTCGTCGTTCGCTCGGCCGGCCCGATCGGTCTCGCGGGCCGGCAGCGTCGCGTCGAGGCATCCGGCGCGGTCCGCGTGCTGCCTCCGTTCGCCGCCCGCCGTCACCTGCCCTCGCGCCTGGCGCGACTGCGCGAATTGGACGGCAACACCAGCGTGCAGATGCGCGGACAGGGCACCGAGTTCGACAGCCTCAGGGAGTACGTGCGGGGCGACGACGTGCGATCGATCGACTGGCGGGCGACCGCCCGGGCGAATACGACGATGCTGCGCACCTGGCGACCGGAACGCGACCGGCACGTCGTGATCGTCATCGACACCGGACGCACCGCCGCGGCGCGCGTCGGCGACGGCGTTCGGCTGGACGCGGCGATGGAGGCGGCGCTGCTGCTGGCCGCGCTGGCCACGCGTGCCGGCGACCACACGCACCTGCTGATGTTCGACCGGGTGACCCGTGCGCGGGTGACCCGGATCGACGGGCCCGCGCTGCTTCCCGCGCTCGTGGACGCGATGGCTCCGGTGCAGCCGCAGCTCATCGACACCGACTGGGACGCCGCGTTCGCCGAGGTCCGCCGACTCACATCGCGCCCGTCGCTGGTGGTGCTGCTGACCGCGCAGGATGCGACCGAGGCGGCGCGCGGCTTCCTCGGCTCGCTGCCGGCGCTCACCCACCGGGCTCACGTGCTGGTGGGCACCGTCACCGACGCCGAGACTGCCGACCCTGCCGACCGCATCGGAAACGGGCAACGCCCGACGGCCGCCGAGGTGTACCGCGAAGCCGCTCTGGAGCGGGATGCCCTCGATGCCGCCCAGGTCGCCGCCGCCATCAGTCGTGCCGGCGCGGAGGCGCTCGCGGACTCCGCCGAACAGCTGCCGCCCCGCATCGCGGATCGCTACCTCGCGCTGAAGGCCGCCGGGCGCCTCTGAGTTCTGCGTCGCAGAACGGCGGATTACCCGGCGTGTCGGCGGGCCGCATCCCTTACCTGGGAACTGTCTGTACATGCCCTATGCTCGGCGACGACGGCCATCCCGCCGCCCCCAACCGCGAAGGAGACTCGGTCATGAGCGACCCGCGTCCTGACAAGCCCGTCGAGCCGACCGACCTCGACCACACCCCGCCGCAGGAGCCGGACGGTCCGTCGACCGCGGCCACCCTCGTCGCCGAGGCCTTCGGCACGCTGCTGCTGGTCCTCGGCGTCATCAGCACCGCCCTGTTCGCCGCCAACTTCGGCACGAGCGACAACGGAACCTCGCTCGGCGTGGGCTTCGTCGGCGTCTCGCTGGCCGTCGGCATCACCGTCATCGCCGGCGCGTACGCGTTCGGTCCGATCTCGGGCGGCCACTTCAACCCGGCCGTGACCCTGGGCCTGGCCGCAGCCGGACGCTTCCCCTGGAAGGGCGTGCTGCCGTACATCATCGCCCAGATCGTCGGCGGCCTGATCGCCACGACCCTCATCGTGCTGATCGGCCTGTTCGGTCCGGACGGGTGGCTCGGCGACGCGCAGGACGGCGGCTTCGCCAGCAACGGCTTCGGCGAGGCTTCGCCCGGCGGCTTCGGTCTCGGCGCGGCGATCATCGTCGAGGTACTGTTCACGGCGCTGTTCGTGCTCGTGATCCTGGGCGTCACCCACGCGACCCGAGGCTCGAACTTCGCCGGACTGGCGATCGGTCTGACGCTGGTGCTGATCCACCTCGCGATCATCCCGATCGACAACGCCTCGGTGAACCCGGCGCGCTCGATCGCCACGGCGGTCTACGGCGGCGGACTCGCCCTCAGCCAGCTGTGGGTGTTCCTGGTGTTCCCGATCGTCGGTGGATTGATCGCCGGCTTCTCGTACCGTGCGCTGTTCGACGGAACGGCCAAGAAGCGGTAGCGCACGCGTTGCGGGAGGGGTCGGTCGCCGCGGCGGCCGGCCCCTTCCTTGTGTCCCGGCCTCGCTGAGGCGCCGATGCGCGGCTCGCGGATTCACCGGACCACCGGACCTCGTCGAGACCGCGGAGGCCCGCCGAGACCGCGGAGTCCCGCCGAGACCGCGGAGTCCCGCCGAGACCGCGGAGTCCCGCCGAGACCGCGGAGTCCCGCCGAGACCGCGGAGTCTCGCCGAGATCGGGGAGGCTCGCCGAGATCGGGGAGGCTCGCCGAGACCGGGGAGTCCCGTCGAGACCGGGGTTCGCGAACCCCGGTCTCGACGAGATGCCCCGGCTTGACGCCGAGCGCGGGGACGGGAACGCGGAGCGGGGACAGCGACCGGATGCCGCGACTCAGCCGGCCACGAGGGTGGGCGTCCCGGCCTCGTACTCGGTGAGGTCGCCGGTCTCGCCGCGACGGTACGCGCGCCCGCCGACCACGATCATGTAGACGAGGAAGGCCGCGAGCGCGGCGGCACCGATGCCGATCTTGACCGGCCACGGCCAGGGTTGCGCGGTCACGAAGCCCTCGATCACGCCGGAGAGCGCGAGCGCGAGGATGAGGCCGACAGCGACCGTGGCGAGACTGCGGCCCGCCGAGGCGAGCGCCTCGCCGCGCGACCGCGCTCCCGGAGCCACCCACGCCCAGAAGATGTGCAGCCCGGCAGCCCCCGCCACGAAGATGCTCGTCATCTCCAGGAGGCCGTGCGGAAGGATGTAGAGCACGAAGACGTCACCGCGCCCGAAGGCCAGCATGACCGCAGCAGCGGTGCCCAGGCCCACGGCGTTCTGGACGAGCACCATCACCGGCCAGATGCCGGTGATGCCGAACAGCACGCATTGCGCGGCGATCCACGCATTGTTGGTCCACACCGTTCCGGCGAAGACGGCGGCCGGGTTCTCGCTGTAGTAGTCGGTGAACTCGTCCTGCGCGTACGACTCCAGCTGCGCCTGATCACCGAGCGAGGCGACCAGCGCCGGGTCGCCGGACACCCAGAACCCCACCACCGCCACGATCGCGATGAAGACGACGGCGATCACGAGGGTGGTCCACCGGACGCGGTACAAGGCGGCGGGCAGCTGCAAGGCGAAGAAGCGCGGGATGAGCCGGGCGACGTTCTCCGGAGCACCGGTGAGCTTGAGCCGCGCGCGAGCGAGGATCGTCGACACGTGATCGCCCTGCGTGGTGCGCCCGGCCGACGTCTTGATCTCGGCGAGGTCCGCGGATGCCGCGCGGTAGCGCGTCACCAGTTCGTCGACCTGTTCGCCGTTCGGGCGCCGCGTGCGGCTCAGCTCGTCCAGCCGCGCCCACTCCTGGCGCCGAGCGGCGGCCAGGGCATCGAGGTCCATTTGATTAACTGTACCCATGGTCCTTTCCGGCAACCCCGCCGCCGGCCCCGGTGCACAGCCGCGGCTGGTCGAGATCCATCAGGACGAGGTGCTGACCGGCGAGGCGGTCGCGCTCGACGTGCAGCCGATCGGCTTCTTCCTGCGCGCCCTCGGCGTGTTCATCGACGTGCTCGTGGGCATCGCCGTGTTCTTCCTGTTCGCGCTGGTCGCCTCGTGGCTGATCGGTCAGAGCCTCCTCGATGTCCTGACCCTGCCGATCCTGACGATCGTCGTCCTGGTGACGGTGATGGTGGTCCTGCCCACCGCTGTGGAGACCCTCACGCACGGCCGCAGTCTCGGCAAGCTGGCGGTCGGGGGCCGGATCGTGCGCGCCGACGGCGGGGCATCCGGATTCCGCCAGGCCTTCATCCGCGCGCTCGTCGGCGTCTTCGAGATCTGGTTCACCGTCGGCGCCGTCGCCGCTCTGGTCGGGGCCTTCACTCCGCGATCGCAGCGGCTGGGCGACCTGATGGCCGGCACCTACTCGGAACGCACCCGCACACCTGCCCTGCCACCGCTGAGTCCGGGCGTTCCCCCTCCGCTGGCAGAATGGGCCGCCGTCGCCGACGTCGCGCGGCTGCCCGACCGGCTGTCGCGCCGGCTGGCGCAGTTCACGCAGACCGCGGCGGGCATGCAGCCGGCCGCGAGGGCGCGGGTCGCGGCATCCCTCGCCGGCGAAGCCTCAGCTCACGTCTTCCCGGTCCCCCGGGTCGATCCGGAACTGTTCCTGCTCGGTGTCGTCGCAGTGCGCCGGGACCGCGAGCTGCGCGCGCTGCAACAGGAGGATCAGCGCGTCCGCGCACTCACGGACACCACCGCCGGCCGGCACGGTCTCCCGACCCGCTGAGCGGGTCGGCGGACCGACGGCCGATCAGTAGCGGTAGTGGTCGAGCTTGTACGGACCCTCGACCGGCACGCCGAGGTAGGCGGCCTGCTCGTCGGAGAGCACGGTCAGCTTCACGCCGAGCGCGTCCAGGTGCAGGCGGGCGACCTTCTCGTCGAGCGCCTTGGGCAGCACGTACACGCCGGTCGGGTATTGGTCGCGCTTCGTGAACAGCTCGATCTGCGCGAGCACCTGGTTGGTGAAGGAGGCGCTCATCACGAACGACGGGTGTCCGGTCGCGTTGCCGAGGTTCATCAAGCGGCCTTCACTGAGGACCAGGATGCTGCGGCCGTTCGGCAGGCGCCATTCGTGCACCTGCGGCTTGATCTCCACGCGCTCGGCGCCCGGCAGCGACTCGAGCGCGGCCATGTCGATCTCGTCGTCGAAGTGGCCGACGTTGCCCACGATCGCCAGGTGCTTCAGGCCCATCAGGTGATCGAGGGTCACGACCCGGGTGTTGCCGGTGCCGGTGATCAGGATGTCGACCTGGTCGAGCACGGACTCCAGGGTGGTCACCTGGAAGCCGTCCATGGCCGCCTGGAGCGCGTTGATCGGATCGATCTCGCTCACGATGACACGCGCGCCCTGGCCCCGCAGCGCCTCGGCCGACCCCTTGCCGACATCGCCGTAGCCGACGACGAAGGCGACCTTGCCGCCGATCAGCACGTCGGTGGCGCGGTTCAGGCCGTCGGGGAGCGAGTGACGGATGCCGTAGGTGTTGTCGAACTTCGACTTGGTGACCGAGTCGTTGACGTTGATGCCGGGGAAGAGCAGCTTGCCGGCGGCTGCGAGTTCGTACAGGCGGTGGACGCCCGTCGTGGTCTCCTCGGTCACGCCGATCAGCTCCGCGGCCATGCGCGTGAACCGCTGCGGGTCGCGGGCGAGGCTTCCGCGGAGGAGGTCGAGGATGACGCGGTACTCCGCGGAGTCGCTCTCCGAGGCGTCGGGCACGGCGCCCGCGAGCTCGAATTCGACGCCCTTGTGCACCAGCAGTGTCGCATCGCCGCCGTCGTCCAGGATCAGGTTCGGACCGTCGAAGCCTTCGGCCGACCAGTCGAAGATGCGATCGGCGCACGCCCAGTACTCCTCGAGCGTCTCGCCCTTCCAGGCGAACACGGGCACGCCCGAAGGGTTCTCGACGGTGCCGGTCGGGCCGACGGCGATCGCGGCGGCCGCCTCGTCCTGGGTGGAGAAGATGTTGCAGCTGGCCCAGCGCACCTGTGCGCCGAGGGCGACCAGCGTCTCGATGAGGACGGCGGTCTGCACGGTCATGTGCAGCGAGCCGGCGATGCGGGCGCCGCGCAGCGGCTGGGTGGGGCCGAACTCCTCGCGCAGCGACATCAGGCCGGGCATCTCGTTCTCGGCGAGGCGGATCTGGTGTCGACCGGCTTCTGCGAGGGACAGGTCGGCGACGGAATACTCGAGGCGGGCGGGTGCGCTGACGTCAGAGCTCATTAGGCGATTCTCTCACCGATCGGCACCGATCGCGTGCTCAGCGCGGCGAGATCGTCTCGTGACGGACGACGACCCACCCGCGCGGAACCGACAGGCGGTCGGTGTGGATCGCGCACAGATCGTGCGCATGACGATCACCGGCGGCACCGAGCGGGCCGATCGCCGCCATCTGGTCGCCGTAGTCGTACGTCAGGGTCGACACCGCTTCACGCGCGCATGCCACTTTGGAGCAGAGTCTGTCTTGCATCGATGCCACGCTATCCACCGCAGCGGACACCGAGCGGATGCCGCGCCGCGAGCACCCGCGACCAGACCCTCGCGCGCCTAGGATGAGCGCATGGCGTGGCGCAAGAGCAGGCAGACCTCGACCCCCACGCGCCGCCCTGCCCGGCACGGCCGCCATGGTCGGGAAGGCCGAAGCCCGGTGGTGCGCCCGCCGCTGCCGCCGCTGGAGACCCGCGCCGAGCGGTTCGATCTCGCGGTGGGCACCGCCGCCGAGTTCCTTCGCTCGGCGTGGCCGGAGCTTCGCGATGTGAGCTTCGAGGTCGGCGACATGCCCGCAGCCAGCGACGAGGACGGCATCCCCCGCTGGACGACGCTGGCCGCTGAGAAGCGCATCATCCTGTACCGCCTGCCCATCGAACGGCTGAGTCACCTGCACCGCAACGATGAACTGCATCGGCGCATGATGATCGAGAGCTGCGTCTTCCGAGCGGCCGCCGAGTACCTGGGGCGCGATCCCTGGGACCTCGGTCCCGAACGCTTCCGGTTCTGAAGTCGCCTCAGGGATAGACGGTGATCTCGGCCGCGACCGCGTCGGCCGACCACACCGGGAAGCCGGCGAGCGCGCCGTCTCCGGTGAGCGAGAGGGATGCGCGGATGCCCGGGCCGGCCGGCTCGAGCGAGTACACCGCACCGGCTGACAGCCGGACCGCGGTGCTGGTACCCGCGGGGACGGTCACCGCTTCGGAGGTCGCCCCATCGGTGGAGGTCACCGTGACGGCGAGCGCTTCTCCGGTCGGATTGGCCAGGGTGAGCACCGGGGCGGGGCCGGTCGGCGCGGCGAACAGGCTCGGCACGTCCACCGACGGGGCCGAGGTGTACCAGGCGAAGTCCGCGCCTTCGGCGAACCCGGTCGTCTGCCACACGGCTGCGACGATCGCGGCCTCCGCGGTCACCGCGACGGTGTAGCTGCCGGTCGGCAGGCCGGTCAGTTCGACCTCGGTCGGGGCGCCCGCGGCCAGCGGCACCGACGTCGTGGTGATCGGAGCGCTCGCACCGACCGGGGTGACTGTGACCGTCGCCGTGCCGGGCGACGCGGGTGCGAGCATCCGCAGCACGGTCGTGGTCTGCGTGGTCCCCGCCGTGGCCGGGATCTCGGTGACCGCGACCCCGGGGATGATCTGCTCGAAGCCGGGCATCGCGATGGCACCGACCTGGTCAACGCCGCCGGGCACCAGGGTGCGCGTGATGCTCGTCTGCAACGACGCCTGCACCGGTGCGCCGGTGGCCGTGACACGCACCACGGGGCTCTCCTCGCCGAGGATGAGCCCGGCCAGGGGCACGATGATCTGCCCTCGTGCGGGGACGACCAGATCGGTGCCGCCGGCCGGAACCTGCGGTTCCCCCGATCCGTAGACCGTGAGCTGCACGGTCGCCGGCACGTCACCCGGGTTGGCCAGCACCACGAGGTCGGCCGCCCCTGTCGCCGCCGACCCGCCGACCAGCCATGACTCCATCAGAGGCGGACGGCAGGCCGATGCCGCGAAGCCGCCGAGGTCGTCGGCGACGACCGTCGTGGAGCCCGATGCGGCGACATCCGTCCTCGTTCGATCCTGCGGCTGCGCGATCAGCGCCTGCGGGGCCGACAGCCCATCGACGATGACGGTGCCGAGCGTCTCCGAGATCGGCTCCGCGCGGCCGGCCGGCACGCCGCCGGTGACGGTCTGGGCGGCCGCCGTCACCAGTCGACCGGTGGAATCGAGTTCGCGACCGACTGCGAGCAGTCCGCCGTCGCACACGACGACGCTGTCGGAGGGCGCCGGCGTCGCGGCGATCGCAACCGGCGCGTGGACCACGCCCGGCCACGGAACCGAGACCGCGGTCACGACGCCGACCACGAACAGGATCAGCACGAGGGTGCCGGCCAGCAGCCGCGCGCTGGTCGTGGCCCATCGGAAGAGTCGGCGATCGCTCATCGGCCCTCCTGCCAGTACGGACCGACCACGCGCGAGGTGCGCCGGGCCTGACGCCGCGAGGCTGCGGTCGGAACCGCCAGCAGCAGCGCGATCCCGACGGCAACGAGCTGGGCAAGCGCGAGCCCGCGGCCCAGGTCGTGCGCGGCCTTCGGCTCGGCCGGCCGAGCCTGGACCTCCTGGGTGACGCGCCACAGCTCGCCCTTGGCGGTCTCCCCCACCGCATCCAGCCCGGAGCGCTGATCCAGCGCGGTGGCCGCCGCCAGCCGGAAGGCCCGGGCGTTGTCGGTCTCCGGCTCGCCCGACGGCGCGAGCAGGACGAAGCTCAGTCCGTTCTCGGCCAGTTCCGCGACGACGTCCTCGGCGGCGGAGGTGACGAGGTCCGCCGCGAGCATCGCCACCTGCTCGTCCTGCGCCGACGCGGTGATGCGCGTGGTCAGCATCGTCGCCTGGCCGTCCAATGTTTCGCTGCCGCCCCACACGACGCGCGCCGACACGCCGCCCTCGTTCTGCGGCGTGAGCACGATCGTCCCGACCTCGGGATCATCCTTCCCCTCCGCGGCCACGTACGCGGGCAGCGTGCTCACTGGACCGTTCGTGAGCACGTCCGCGTGGCGTGCCGTCGCGGTGAGCGCCGGCACGGACAGCACGACGACGGCGAGGAGCACGACGACCGTCGCGAGACTCCGCACCGCGGCCATCCGCGGCGCCAATCCCGCGTCGAGGGCGGCGAGGGCTCCGCCGAGGGCACCGAGCCAGGCCAGACTCAAACCCGTCCCGGGCCAGATCGCCACGGCCTGCGACTGCGTGAAGACGACCGCGAACCCGACGGCGCCGAACGCGGTGGCGATGCCGAGGGCGGCGATCACCAGCAGCGCGATTCCGGACGCCCATCGCTG
This portion of the Microbacterium pygmaeum genome encodes:
- a CDS encoding RDD family protein, with amino-acid sequence MVLSGNPAAGPGAQPRLVEIHQDEVLTGEAVALDVQPIGFFLRALGVFIDVLVGIAVFFLFALVASWLIGQSLLDVLTLPILTIVVLVTVMVVLPTAVETLTHGRSLGKLAVGGRIVRADGGASGFRQAFIRALVGVFEIWFTVGAVAALVGAFTPRSQRLGDLMAGTYSERTRTPALPPLSPGVPPPLAEWAAVADVARLPDRLSRRLAQFTQTAAGMQPAARARVAASLAGEASAHVFPVPRVDPELFLLGVVAVRRDRELRALQQEDQRVRALTDTTAGRHGLPTR
- the ahcY gene encoding adenosylhomocysteinase, producing the protein MSSDVSAPARLEYSVADLSLAEAGRHQIRLAENEMPGLMSLREEFGPTQPLRGARIAGSLHMTVQTAVLIETLVALGAQVRWASCNIFSTQDEAAAAIAVGPTGTVENPSGVPVFAWKGETLEEYWACADRIFDWSAEGFDGPNLILDDGGDATLLVHKGVEFELAGAVPDASESDSAEYRVILDLLRGSLARDPQRFTRMAAELIGVTEETTTGVHRLYELAAAGKLLFPGINVNDSVTKSKFDNTYGIRHSLPDGLNRATDVLIGGKVAFVVGYGDVGKGSAEALRGQGARVIVSEIDPINALQAAMDGFQVTTLESVLDQVDILITGTGNTRVVTLDHLMGLKHLAIVGNVGHFDDEIDMAALESLPGAERVEIKPQVHEWRLPNGRSILVLSEGRLMNLGNATGHPSFVMSASFTNQVLAQIELFTKRDQYPTGVYVLPKALDEKVARLHLDALGVKLTVLSDEQAAYLGVPVEGPYKLDHYRY
- a CDS encoding DUF4350 domain-containing protein, coding for MSTTSEAVGVHSGDTSTPRPDRRRRIAAWIAIALVLIGVGTAGSLLAGIGQWTQRDVLDPESAGANGSRALVQILGEHGIDVVVVRDRAAAENALAGGPATLALTDAPALSDEALETVTDAAADVVVLDPRSRTLRVVLGGGIAQGFNTGGAARPDCDVRAAVRAGSVAPGALFSPEEGMQACYPVDDGWGLLSAPHGSGTAVAVDARELFTNGNLARNGNAALAVNLLGGSPTLVWYMPGLADSDLAAGDRTLGELTPPWVSPVIVLLLVAALAAAIWRGRRFGPLVSERLPVTVRGSETAEGRARLYAEARDPLHAADQLRIGALGRLARLLGLGAAASADEIADAAASRSGADRGTVHGVLITELPSTDADLLSLSSRLRALENAVRAAVRPERTPE
- a CDS encoding metallopeptidase family protein, with the protein product MAWRKSRQTSTPTRRPARHGRHGREGRSPVVRPPLPPLETRAERFDLAVGTAAEFLRSAWPELRDVSFEVGDMPAASDEDGIPRWTTLAAEKRIILYRLPIERLSHLHRNDELHRRMMIESCVFRAAAEYLGRDPWDLGPERFRF
- a CDS encoding DUF5719 family protein, with the protein product MSDRRLFRWATTSARLLAGTLVLILFVVGVVTAVSVPWPGVVHAPVAIAATPAPSDSVVVCDGGLLAVGRELDSTGRLVTAAAQTVTGGVPAGRAEPISETLGTVIVDGLSAPQALIAQPQDRTRTDVAASGSTTVVADDLGGFAASACRPPLMESWLVGGSAATGAADLVVLANPGDVPATVQLTVYGSGEPQVPAGGTDLVVPARGQIIVPLAGLILGEESPVVRVTATGAPVQASLQTSITRTLVPGGVDQVGAIAMPGFEQIIPGVAVTEIPATAGTTQTTTVLRMLAPASPGTATVTVTPVGASAPITTTSVPLAAGAPTEVELTGLPTGSYTVAVTAEAAIVAAVWQTTGFAEGADFAWYTSAPSVDVPSLFAAPTGPAPVLTLANPTGEALAVTVTSTDGATSEAVTVPAGTSTAVRLSAGAVYSLEPAGPGIRASLSLTGDGALAGFPVWSADAVAAEITVYP
- a CDS encoding DUF58 domain-containing protein; its protein translation is MYVTGRLPLLVAVGALPVVLLAIAGIDAWLIAGGWIVLCLIAALADAALAPDPRGIAVRRLLPARSRLGEPVQGSLTLRNASDRRIRGFVRDAWQPTAGAPAARPAIDIPAGEARTLVTSLLPRRRGELRSEFVVVRSAGPIGLAGRQRRVEASGAVRVLPPFAARRHLPSRLARLRELDGNTSVQMRGQGTEFDSLREYVRGDDVRSIDWRATARANTTMLRTWRPERDRHVVIVIDTGRTAAARVGDGVRLDAAMEAALLLAALATRAGDHTHLLMFDRVTRARVTRIDGPALLPALVDAMAPVQPQLIDTDWDAAFAEVRRLTSRPSLVVLLTAQDATEAARGFLGSLPALTHRAHVLVGTVTDAETADPADRIGNGQRPTAAEVYREAALERDALDAAQVAAAISRAGAEALADSAEQLPPRIADRYLALKAAGRL
- a CDS encoding aquaporin, whose protein sequence is MSDPRPDKPVEPTDLDHTPPQEPDGPSTAATLVAEAFGTLLLVLGVISTALFAANFGTSDNGTSLGVGFVGVSLAVGITVIAGAYAFGPISGGHFNPAVTLGLAAAGRFPWKGVLPYIIAQIVGGLIATTLIVLIGLFGPDGWLGDAQDGGFASNGFGEASPGGFGLGAAIIVEVLFTALFVLVILGVTHATRGSNFAGLAIGLTLVLIHLAIIPIDNASVNPARSIATAVYGGGLALSQLWVFLVFPIVGGLIAGFSYRALFDGTAKKR
- a CDS encoding AAA family ATPase yields the protein MPDPGRSPGPGPEGSTDAALREAMNRVRIEVGKAVVGQDGTVTGLLIALLAGGHVLLEGVPGVAKTLLVRTFSTALGLDTKRIQFTPDLMPGDVSGSLVYDARTGEFEFREGPVFTNVVLADEINRTPPKTQSALLEAMEERQVSTDGVTRPLPDPFLVAATQNPIEHEGTYTLPEAQLDRFLLKLIVDIPPRDAELAVLRRHANGFDPRDLAAAGVQRAASAEEIRAAQRAAASVTVADDVLGYVVDLAQATRRSPSVQLGVSPRASTALLAAAKAWAWLGGSPAITPDHVQTMLIPTWRHRIRLRPDAELEGVSVDAVLGSVLQQTRVPI
- a CDS encoding DUF3499 family protein — encoded protein: MQDRLCSKVACAREAVSTLTYDYGDQMAAIGPLGAAGDRHAHDLCAIHTDRLSVPRGWVVVRHETISPR
- a CDS encoding stage II sporulation protein M, producing the protein MDLDALAAARRQEWARLDELSRTRRPNGEQVDELVTRYRAASADLAEIKTSAGRTTQGDHVSTILARARLKLTGAPENVARLIPRFFALQLPAALYRVRWTTLVIAVVFIAIVAVVGFWVSGDPALVASLGDQAQLESYAQDEFTDYYSENPAAVFAGTVWTNNAWIAAQCVLFGITGIWPVMVLVQNAVGLGTAAAVMLAFGRGDVFVLYILPHGLLEMTSIFVAGAAGLHIFWAWVAPGARSRGEALASAGRSLATVAVGLILALALSGVIEGFVTAQPWPWPVKIGIGAAALAAFLVYMIVVGGRAYRRGETGDLTEYEAGTPTLVAG